From the Desulfosporosinus sp. Sb-LF genome, the window TAGTGGAGGTTTTTTTTAAATGTTCAATGACAAGATTTTAAATTGCAAAGACTGTGGCCGAGATTTCGAATTTTCTGCTTCTGAACAAGAGTTCTACGCAGAAAAAGGATTCACCAATGAGCCTGGTCGTTGCCCAGAGTGCCGTGCAGCAAAGAAAGCACAAAACAGAAACAATGATGGTGGCGGATATTCGCGTCAACAACGTGAAATGTTCCCTGCAATCTGCGCTACTTGCGGGAAAGAAACAACCGTTCCTTTCCAACCATCGGGTGACAAGCCTGTTTATTGTCGCGAGTGCTACCAACCACGTTCACGCAACAATTGGTAAATCGTTAATCACAGAAACCTCCATTGGCCTAATGGTCAATGGAGGTTTCTTCTTTATCTTGGTATTCTTATAGAATACCAAGAACTTCGCGTTCGAATCCGAGGTCAGGCAAAGGGCCCAAGAAAATTCTTTCTTGGGCCCTTTGCCTGACCTTGTTTAAGTATACTAGATTCTTCGGGGATGATTAATTTACTGTGGAGTTACTTGCTGTAGGTGTGGTCGAGGTCGACGGTGCTGCAGATCCACGCCAAACATGGCCTCCGTGGCCACCACGCATGCCGCCCATACCCGGTACAAAGGTACCCGCCTTCATCGCTTCTTGCTGAACTTTTAACTGAGCTTGGGCTGCATCGCTCCAAGTCTTGATCTGTTCGTCAGTCATGAGCTGACCTTTTTCAATCTCTGAACCACCAAACATCTCTTTAGCTTTGGCTTTACCCATACCGAAAACCTGACCGTTTGCAGGAGCTTAATCGCTGGATTGCTGGCGCTGATCAATTGCGTTCTTCATCTTGTCCGCCTGTTGTTGGGTTATAAGTCCAGCCTCTACTTCCTTGTCTACAATTTGCTTGTGAATTCCAAAAACATCTGCTGGGTTAAGGTCTTGATCTCATCGAGCTTTGCTGAGTCTGTGGCGCCAAAAGCTGCCGTTACTCCCCCGACCAACAAAACGGCACTTAGCATACCTGCGGCAAGTTTCTTTTTCATGCGATTCCTCCTTCGTAAAATGTTCCGATTAAACCTGCATCTTTGATCAGTACACCTTAATGATACCCTCCACTTATGTTCAAATTGCGAAATACAATTTAAGAAGTAGTGCTATTTCAGTAAAGGAAATACCAATACTCACTGTTTAGAAATTACTTAAGATCATATCGTCGCATTTTTTCATAGAGCCAGGAACGAGAAATCCCTAAGAGTCGGGCAACCTCCGATTTATTGCCGTTCATCTTGATCAAAGCCTTTTCCATTGTTTCGCGGTCCAAATGATCATGAGCATTCTCCAGGTTCCATCCCTTCGTCGATGATAACGCAACTTCCATCTTATCCTCCCTAAGGTAAAAGGGCAAATCCTCCAGCTCTAGCATTTTCCCAGATGCAAAATTCACTGCCCGTTCAATCACATTTTTTAATTCTCGTACATTCCCCGGCCAACTGTGATCGAAGAGGATCTTTTGCACTTCAATAGAAACGCCACTAATCTGTTTGCCAAAATCCAGATTAAGCCGTTCTAGAAAGACTTGAATGAGGGGTATAATGTCTTCCGATCGATCGCGCAGAGGGATAAGGTGTAAATTGATCACATTTAGACGGTAATAAAGGTCACTTCGGAATTCACCGTTCTCCACCTTTTGAATAAGTTCTTTGTTAGTGGCGGCAATGATTCGCACATCGACTTTTACAGACTCGTTACTCCCTACTGGCTCAAAACTCCTCTCCTCGATCACTCTTAGGAGCTTACTCTGCAAATTCATGGACATATCTCCTATTTCATCCAGAAAAAGTGTTCCCTCATCTGCAACAGTAAATTTACCAGCTCTACCTCCTTTTTGTGCACCAGTAAAGGCCCCGCTTGCATATCCAAAAAATTCCGATTCCAGAAGGTTTTCTGGAACTGCTGCGCAGTTAACCTTGATATAGGGACCTTTTCGTCGAGGGCTCGCCTGATGAATAGCCTCCGCAAAAAGTTCTTTGCCCGTGCCACTCTCCCCCGTCAACATGATCGAAGAACTCCCCCGTGCGGCCATCTCAGCTTCTTGCTTTAAACGTCGCATATCTGGACTTACTGTAACTATCTGGTTGAAAGTGACCGCTATTCGGCTAGTTCCTACTTTTTCCTTGTAAAATTCATAGTCACTATCCATCTGAGCCAACCTTTCAGATACCTCTTTCGTCTCTTCCAATTTCTGATAAACGATCTTTTTCACCGCCCCGATAATCTTTCCCTTGCGCACGATAGGCAAGCGGGAAACGATGCAAACCCTACCGTTAATGACCTGAATTTCATTAGTTTCTGCCATTCCAGTCTTCAAGGTCCTAGGAAGGCGAGTGTCCTCGATTATCTGATCCACAGGCCGGTGCAGAAGCTCCTTCTCCCTTTTGCCAAATAACAGGCATGCTGCCTCATTGACGAGAGTAATTTTGCTCTGGTCGTCCACGACAAGGATCACTTCATAGGCATTGTTAATGACAGTTTGTAATGTCTCGTACAAACGTTTGGTAGCATCAAGCTCCAATGCTACCTGGTGAAAATCAGTCAAAGCCTGAAAGACAATTACGGCTCCCTTCGTTTCTCCCACTGGATTGATATTACAGAGTACCGTCACCTGGTTTATTTGCATTTGCATTTGCACCCCAACCATATGCTGTGACCGTTTGAGTACTGCGTTTAAATCTATGGTTGGAAACACGCTTCCAAATAAGCATCCTATAATCGTCTTTTGCTTTAGATCGAGAATTTTCTCACCCGCAGGATTGATTTGCTGAATGCAGTTATTTCGATCCACAACAATGATTCCATTCGGCATAGCCTGATATACGGCGTTGAGTTCGACCGCTAATTGTTCCGCTTTGCGGAACAAAGCCATGATCATATCTTCCTTGGTAAAAAGTCCAAGCACTTTCCCAACTTTGTCTACTACCACGCCCATTCCCACCGAGCACAGCCTCGCACGTTGTTCTACATCCCTGTAGTGGGTATCTATTTCCACTGTTACTACTTGGCGATTGATATGTCTCAGGAGTGGTTCTGACGCTTCAGCCCCAGCCAAAAATGCATCCAATACATTAACTTTGGTCAAGATTCCGATCAGAAAACCATCTTCATCCACCACAGGCAAGGCATCCATTTTGGCCTGGCGTAAAAGTACTACTCCCTGGATAAGTTGATCTTCAGCGTGAAGAAAAGGAACATCCCTGGTCATCATTTCATTCATCAGCATCCAAGCTCACCTCACCCTCGTACTGTTAATACAAATGATAATTTTTCTGCGCTCCCCTTCAACAAAGGGCTCCTCTGGTATTATTCTCTCCATACACTTCTAATTCCTTTCACTTTCAAACTATTCATAATAGAAAGATACTTAGGTCTTTTAATTACAAAAGCGCTAAGTATCTTTGACAAACTATTTCAGTATAATTAGAGTTTTAGTGTTTGTTATTGTCCTGAATGACGGACAGTTGGCAACACAATGGACACTTTTCGCTTCAATTTCGTCGAGAAAAAATATAAATCCGCTGTACACTTGGAACAAAAATACCCTACCGATAACTTCTTGACCCATTTCCATCCTGTACTGGAGCCAAAGTTTACAAAAATATCTGATCAAAAATGCCAATTTAGCCCAGCAACAAGAACTGTTCTAATTCTGGCACAACTATTGCAATATTCTGAATATGATTTCACCTTTTAACGCATGTCCACCTTCAACGAATCACGTGTATTGCCCAAACATTCAAGAGCATTTATTCTTGTATATTGAATTTCCTAGGCAGAGTTCAATATACCTCCTCATATTTTCACCTATTGTAACTACAATAGGTGATTTTTTTACGGCTAGGCACTGTGAAAAAACCCCCTTGCATAAACGCAGGGGGGCAAATACTCATTGTCTAAAAAAGCTATTCTCCGAGATAGGATTTTCGGATCGCTTCATTTTGAGCTAATTCTTGTGCGAGTCCTTCCAGAACGATTGCCCCAGTCTCTAAGACATAGGCTCGGTTGGAAATTTCCAAGGCTAAATGAGCATTCTGCTCTACCAGTAGAATCGTCGTTCCAGACACATTAATATCTTCAATGATGTGAAAGATCTCCTCCACGAGCATCGGAGCCAAGCCCATGCTAGGTTCATCCAGAATAAGAAGGTCAGGGCGAGCCATTAAAGCCCTCCCCATGGCCAACATTTGCTGTTCCCCACCAGACAAGGTCCCTGCCATCTGCTTGATTCTCTCCTTCAGTCTGGGAAAATGATGGAACACTCGATCGAAGTCCTCCTGGCCTAGTTTGCCCTTTCGGATATGCGCTCCCATTAGAAGGTTCTCATAAACAGACATCTCAGGAAACACATGGCGCCCCTCTGGTACATGGGATAAACCCATCTCGACAATTTTGTGTGGGAGCATGCCTTCGAATTTTTTGCTCCCCGCTTGGATACCGTGAATATATTTATCTTTAAACGTTACCTTACTATCTTTGTTGGACGGTTTTAAAAGCCCTGAAATTGTACGAAGGGT encodes:
- a CDS encoding zinc-ribbon domain containing protein, with the protein product MFNDKILNCKDCGRDFEFSASEQEFYAEKGFTNEPGRCPECRAAKKAQNRNNDGGGYSRQQREMFPAICATCGKETTVPFQPSGDKPVYCRECYQPRSRNNW
- a CDS encoding DUF2680 domain-containing protein; translated protein: MHKQIVDKEVEAGLITQQQADKMKNAIDQRQQSSD
- a CDS encoding sigma 54-interacting transcriptional regulator, with protein sequence MLMNEMMTRDVPFLHAEDQLIQGVVLLRQAKMDALPVVDEDGFLIGILTKVNVLDAFLAGAEASEPLLRHINRQVVTVEIDTHYRDVEQRARLCSVGMGVVVDKVGKVLGLFTKEDMIMALFRKAEQLAVELNAVYQAMPNGIIVVDRNNCIQQINPAGEKILDLKQKTIIGCLFGSVFPTIDLNAVLKRSQHMVGVQMQMQINQVTVLCNINPVGETKGAVIVFQALTDFHQVALELDATKRLYETLQTVINNAYEVILVVDDQSKITLVNEAACLLFGKREKELLHRPVDQIIEDTRLPRTLKTGMAETNEIQVINGRVCIVSRLPIVRKGKIIGAVKKIVYQKLEETKEVSERLAQMDSDYEFYKEKVGTSRIAVTFNQIVTVSPDMRRLKQEAEMAARGSSSIMLTGESGTGKELFAEAIHQASPRRKGPYIKVNCAAVPENLLESEFFGYASGAFTGAQKGGRAGKFTVADEGTLFLDEIGDMSMNLQSKLLRVIEERSFEPVGSNESVKVDVRIIAATNKELIQKVENGEFRSDLYYRLNVINLHLIPLRDRSEDIIPLIQVFLERLNLDFGKQISGVSIEVQKILFDHSWPGNVRELKNVIERAVNFASGKMLELEDLPFYLREDKMEVALSSTKGWNLENAHDHLDRETMEKALIKMNGNKSEVARLLGISRSWLYEKMRRYDLK
- a CDS encoding ABC transporter ATP-binding protein, whose protein sequence is MLKLENVDVSYGSIKALHGISLEVKTGEIVALIGANGAGKSTTLRTISGLLKPSNKDSKVTFKDKYIHGIQAGSKKFEGMLPHKIVEMGLSHVPEGRHVFPEMSVYENLLMGAHIRKGKLGQEDFDRVFHHFPRLKERIKQMAGTLSGGEQQMLAMGRALMARPDLLILDEPSMGLAPMLVEEIFHIIEDINVSGTTILLVEQNAHLALEISNRAYVLETGAIVLEGLAQELAQNEAIRKSYLGE